A DNA window from Pogona vitticeps strain Pit_001003342236 chromosome 2, PviZW2.1, whole genome shotgun sequence contains the following coding sequences:
- the ANXA1 gene encoding annexin A1, translating to MAFVQEFLKQAYFIENNEEQYVKNSKVGSAVQAYPSFNSSADAAALDQAITAKGVDEATIINLLTKRTNAQRQQIKAAYQQLKGKPLEEALKKALKSHLEDVVLALLKTPAQFDADELRYSMKGLGTDEDILVEILASRNNQQIREIGRAYQEAFKRDLAKDIASDTSGDFQKALLALAKGDRDENPHVNEELADNDARALYEAGERRKGTDVNVFINILATRSYPHLRRVFQKYTKYSKHDMNKALDLELKGDIENCLTAIVKCATSKPAFFAEKLHLAMKGSGTRHRTLNRIMVSRSEVDMNEIKGFYRQLYGKSLCQAILDETKGDYETILVALCGGDN from the exons ATGGCTTTTGTACAAGAATTTCTGAAGCAAGCCTACTTTATTGAAAATAATGAAGAGCAGTATGTG AAAAATTCTAAAGTTGGCTCGGCAGTTCAAGCTTATCCAAGCTTCAATTCTTCAGCTGATGCTGCTGCTCTGGACCAAGCAATAACTGCGAAAG GAGTTGATGAAGCAACCATCATTAATTTGTTGACCAAAAGAACTAATGCCCAGCGCCAGCAGATCAAAGCTGCCTACCAGCAGTTAAAGGGAAAG cCCCTGGAAGAAGCTTTGAAAAAAGCCCTCAAAAGCCACCTAGAAGATGTTGTCCTGGCTCTTCTGAAGACTCCAGCCCAGTTTGATGCTGATGAACTTCGCTATTCCATGAAG GGCCTTGGAACTGATGAAGACATCTTAGTTGAGATTTTGGCATCCAGGAACAACCAACAAATCAGAGAAATTGGCAGAGCTTATCAGGAAG CATTTAAGAGAGATCTTGCCAAAGACATTGCTTCTGACACATCCGGAGACTTCCAGAAGGCTTTGCTTGCCCTAGCAAAG GGTGACCGTGATGAAAACCCTCATGTGAATGAAGAGCTGGCAGATAATGATGCACGG GCTTTGTATGAggctggagaaagaagaaagggaacaGACGTTAATGTCTTCATTAATATCCTCGCTACAAGAAGTTACCCACATCTCCGAAGAG tttttcagaaatacaCTAAGTACAGCAAACATGACATGAACAAGGCACTGGACCTGGAGCTGAAAGGAGACATTGAGAACTGCCTGACAGCAATTG TGAAATGTGCCACAAGCAAGCCAGCTTTCTTTGCAGAAAAGCTCCATTTGGCAATGAAG GGTTCTGGAACACGCCACAGAACTCTGAATAGGATCATGGTGTCGCGTTCTGAGGTTGACATGAATGAGATCAAAGGTTTTTACAGGCAATTATACGGCAAATCCCTCTGCCAGGCAATTTTG GATGAAACGAAAGGTGATTATGAAACCATTCTGGTGGCTTTGTGTGGTGGTGACAACTGA